A genomic segment from Takifugu rubripes chromosome 20, fTakRub1.2, whole genome shotgun sequence encodes:
- the dock7 gene encoding dedicator of cytokinesis protein 7 isoform X15: MAERRAFAQKISRTVAAEVRKQIAGQYGGSPQLFKNLNVGTATSNTVPLTESVEPVDFEEYLITHPPIVESGPLRDLIEFPQDDIEVIYSPRECRTVAQGVPEEGDTDAHVRDCVRSYTEDWALVNRRYHKLGTGFNPNTLDKQKERQKGLPKQVFEADEMPETSTYQDDQDDLKRRSMSIDDTPRGSWACSIFDLKNSLPDVLLPHLLDRAPNEEIDRHNEDQRKCHRNRELFALYPALDEEEPIERHCVPEVPKEHFGQRLLVKCLSLKFEIEIEPIFASLALYDVKEKKKISENFFFDLNSEQTKAMLRPHVQTAAISTLARSAIFSITYPSQDVFLVIKLEKVLQQGDIGECAEPYMVMKESDATKNKEKLEKLRSQSEQFCQRLGRYRMPFAWTAIHLMNIVNSAGSLERDTELEMSLSERKGSWSERRNSSIMGRRSLERTTSGDESCSLTGFRPATLTITNFFKQEGDRLSDEDLYKFLADMRRPSSVLRRLRPITAQLKLDISPAPENPHYCLTPDLLQVKPYPDSRVRPTREILEFPARDVYVPNTTYRNLLYVYPQSLNFANRQGSARNITVKVQFMNGEDPNNALPVIFGKSSCGDFAREAYTSVVYHNRSPDFHDEVKIKLPASLSDHHHILFTFYHVSCQQKQNTPLETPVGYTWIPMLQSGRLRTGHFCLPVSLEKPPQSYSVLSPDVPLPGMKWVDNHRGVFNVEVVTVSAIHTQDQYLDKFFALVHALDEHMFPVRIGDMRIMENNLEAELKSSIAALNSAQLEPVVRFLHLLLDKLVLLVVRPPVIAGQIVNLGQASFEVMATIANRLYKYLDASQDMHGRNGLLSSYIHYVFRLPSTDPNSHSPGPGGLGGSVHYATMARSAVRPASLNLNRSRSLSNSNPDISGTPTSPDDEVRSIIGSKAMERCGNRMSSHTESASFLQTLTGRLPTKKLFHEELALQWVVSSGSIREGALQQAWFFFELMVKSIIHHLYFTDRLESPRKNRFPERFMDDITALVSTIAGDIVSRFQKDLELVERLNTSLAFFLNDLLSVMDRGFVFTLIRAYWKQVSTKLYALQNPTLESLRLDFLRIICSHEHYVTLNLPCCLLTPPASPSPSVSSATSQSSGFSTHVQDQKIANMFELSAPFREQHFLAGLVLSELSVILDPENEGMFGLHKKVVSVVHNLLSSHDSDPRYADPEVKARVAMLYLPLIGIVMETLPQLYDFSESHNQWGRPGCPQGAAVGCSGEDAEGEANSLISQTVAMAIAGTATASPISRPSSFLLNSQASRQHGSFTAESSRSLLICLLWVLKNADEMVLQKWFTDLSVSQLNRLLDLLFLCVSCFEYKGKKAFERMNSLTFKKSKDMKAKLEEAILGSIGARQEMVRRSRGQLERSPSGSAFGSQENLRWRKDMTHWRQNNEKMDKTRAELEHEALIDGNLATEANLIILDTLEIVVQTVSVTESKESVLGGVLKVLLHSMACNQSALYLQHCFATQRALVSKFPELLFEEETEQCADLCLRLLRSCSSSISIIRAHASASLYLLMRQNFEIGNNFARVKMQVTMSLSSLVGTSQNFNEEFLRRSLKTILTYAEEDLELRETTFPDQVQDLVFNLHMILSDTVKMKEHQEDPEMLIDLMYRIAKGYQTSPDLRLTWLQNMAGKHSERNNHAEAAQCLVHSAALVAEYLSMLEDRKYLPVGCVTFQHISSNVLEESAVSDDVVSPDEEGICSGKYFTEIGLVGLLEQAAASFSMAGMYEAVNEVYKVLIPIHEANRDAKKLATIHGKLQEAFSKIVHQSTGWERMFGTYFRVGFYGSKFGDLDEQEFVYKEPAITKLAEISHRLEGFYGERFGEDQVEVIKDSNPVDKCKLDPNKAFVQITYVEPYFDTYEMKDRITYFDKNYNLRRFVYCTPFTLDGRAHGDLHEQYKRKTILTTSHAFPYIKTRINIIHKEEIISTPIEVAIEDMQKKTQELAFATHQDPADAKMLQMVLQGSVGTTVNQGPLEVAQVFLSEIPSDPKLYRHHNKLRLCFKDFTKRCEDALRKNKSLIGPDQKEYQRELERNYHRLKEALQPLINRKIPQLYKPVLQVNSHRDSFSRLSLRKLDI, encoded by the exons ATGGCTGAACGCCGCGCCTTCGCCCAGAAAATCAGCAG GACTGTGGCAGCAGAGGTTAGGAAGCAGATAGCTGGCCAATATGGTGGTTCACCACAACTCTTCAAAAACCTCAATGTGGGGACCGCAACAAGCAATACA GTTCCTCTAACAGAATCAGTTGAGCCAGTGGATTTTGAAGAGTATCTCATCACTCACCCACCCATTGTGGAATCAGGCCCCCTGAGAGATCTGATTGAATTTCCCCAAGATGATATTGAGGTCATCTACTCACCCAGGGAGTGTCGCACAGTAGCACAAGGTGTTCCAGAGGAAGG CGATACTGATGCTCATGTCAGAGACTGCGTCCGGTCCTACACAGAAGACTGGGCTCTTGTCAACAGAAG GTACCACAAACTGGGTACGGGCTTTAATCCCAACACCTTGGACAAGCAGAAAGAGCGTCAGAAAGGTCTGCCTAAACAAGTGTTTGAGGCTGATGAAATGCCAGAAACTAGCACCTACCAGGATGACCAG GACGATCTAAAGCGGAGGTCCATGTCCATCGATGACACCCCTCGTGGCAGCTGGGCCTGCAGCATCTTTGACTTGAAGAATTCCCTCCCTGACGTGCTCCTCCCGCACCTCCTTGACCGCGCTCCAAACGAGGAGATAGACCGGCACAACGAGGACCAGCGCAAGTGCCACCGCAACCGTGAACTTTTCGCTTTGTACCCGGCCCTCGATGAG GAGGAACCCATTGAACGCCACTGTGTGCCTGAAGTGCCCAAAGAACACTTTGGCCAGAGGCTACTTGTCAAGTGCTTATCCTTGAA GTTTGAGATTGAAATTGAACCCATATTTGCAAGTTTGGCCTTATATGAtgtaaaggaaaagaagaag atTTCAGAAAACTTTTTCTTCGACCTTAACTCTGAGCAAACGAAAGCGATGCTGCGACCGCATGTGCAGACTGCAGCCATCTCCACACTGGCACGGTCTGCAATATTCTCCATCACCTATCCCTCCCAGGACGTCTTCCTTGTCATTAAG TTGGAAAAAGTACTGCAGCAAGGTGATATTGGAGAATGTGCTGAGCCCTATATGGTGATGAAAGAGTCAGATGCTACAAAG aacaaagaaaagctggagAAGCTTCGCAGCCAGTCGGAGCAGTTCTGCCAACGTCTCGGCCGGTACCGAATGCCATTTGCCTGGACCGCCATCCACTTGATGAACATTGTAAACAGTGCTGGTAGTCTGGAGAGAGATACTGAGCTGGAGATGAGCCTGTCAG AAAGAAAAGGCTCATGGTCAGAGCGGAGGAACTCAAGCATCATGGGAAGGCGTTCTCTGGAGAGGACCACCAGTGGAGATGAATCCTGCAGTCTGACGGGCTTTAGACCTGCAACACTTACCATTACCAATTTCTTCAAACAG gAGGGAGACAGATTGAGTGATGAAGACTTGTACAAATTCCTAGCTGATATGAGAAGGCCTTCCTCAGTGCTGAGGAGACTCAGACCAATAACAG CTCAGTTGAAGTTGGACATTTCTCCAGCTCCAGAGAACCCCCATTATTgcttgacccctgacctcctCCAGGTTAAGCCGTACCCAGACAGCAGGGTGCGTCCCACTAGGGAGATCTTGGAGTTCCCCGCCAGAGATGTCTATGTGCCAAATACCACATACAG GAATCTTCTGTACGTGTACCCGCAGAGTCTAAACTTCGCCAATCGCCAAGGATCTGCCCGCAACATCACAGTCAAAGTGCAATTTATGAACGGAGAGGACCCAAACAACGCACTGCCGGTAATATTTGGGAAGTCCAGCTGTGGAGATTTTGCCAGGGAAGCCTACACTTCTGTGGTCTATCATAACCG ATCCCCAGATTTTCACGATGAGGTCAAGATTAAACTTCCCGCCTCACTGTCGGATCACCACCACATTCTCTTcactttttatcacgtcagctGCCAGCAAAAGCAGAATACGCCGTTGGAGACCCCTGTGGGATACACG TGGATCCCCATGCTGCAGAGCGGGCGCCTGAGAACAGGACACTTCTGCTTGCCTGTATCTCTGGAAAAACCCCCACAATCATATTCTGTGCTCTCACCTGAT GTTCCTCTCCCGGGAATGAAGTGGGTGGACAACCATCGAGGGGTATTTAATGTGGAAGTGGTCACTGTTTCAGCCATTCACACTCAG GACCAGTACCTTGATAAGTTCTTTGCCTTGGTACACGCCCTGGACGAGCACATGTTCCCGGTCAGGATAGGAGACATGCGGATCATGGAAAACAACCTGGAGGCTGAGCTCAAATCCAGCATTGCAGCACTCAACTCTGCTCAGCTGGAGCCCGTGGTCCGATTTCTTCACCTTCTACTCGACAAGCTGGTGTTGCTGGTCGTGCGTCCGCCGGTCATCGCCGGGCAAATAG TGAACCTGGGCCAGGCGTCGTTCGAGGTCATGGCAACCATTGCAAACCGTCTCTATAAATACCTGGACGCCAGCCAGGACATGCATGGCCGAAATGGCTTACTGTCCTCGTATATCCACTATGTGTTCCGCTTGCCCAGCACTGACCCCAACTCACACTCTCCAG GTCCAGGAGGGTTGGGAGGTTCGGTTCATTATGCAACCATGGCCCGCTCAGCTGTTCGTCCAGCCAGCCTCAATCTGAACCGTTCCCGCAGCCTCAGCAACAGCAACCCGGACATCTCCGGAACACCCACGTCACCAGATGACGAGGTCCGCTCCATCATTGGCAGCAAG GCCATGGAGCGCTGTGGCAATCGCATGTCTTCGCACACTGAGAGCGCCAGTTTCTTGCAAACATTAACAGGACGGTTGCCCACAAAAAAG CTGTTCCACGAAGAGCTGGCCCTGCAGTGGGTGGTGAGCAGTGGGAGCATCCGAGAAGGTGCCCTGCAGCAGGCCTGGTTTTTCTTTGAACTGATG GTGAAGAGCATTATTCACCACCTGTACTTCACTGATCGCTTGGAGTCACCCAGGAAGAACCGTTTCCCCGAACGCTTcatggatgacatcacagcccTGGTCAGCACCATTGCAGGTGACATCGTATCTCGTTTCCAGAAG GACCTGGAGCTGGTGGAGAGACTAAACACAAGCCTGGCGTTCTTCCTCAACGATTTGTTGTCGGTCATGGACAGAGGCTTCGTCTTCACCCTAATCAGAGCGTACTGGAAACAG GTGTCGACAAAGCTTTATGCTCTGCAGAACCCAACCTTGGAGTCTctgaggctggactttctgcgcATCATTTGTAGCCATGAACATTATGTTACACTCAACCTGCCTTGCTGTCTGCTCACCCCACCCGCCTCACCTTCACCCTCTGTGTCTTCAGCAACCTCACAG aGTTCTGGTTTCTCCACACATGTCCAGGACCAAAAGATAGCCAATATGTTTGAGCTGTCTGCCCCCTTCAGGGAACAGCACTTTCTGGCTGGACTGGTGCTGTCTGAACTGTCTGTAATATTGGACCCTGAAAATGAAGG GATGTTTGGCCTCCATAAAAAAGTGGTCAGCGTCGTTCACAACCTCCTGTCCAGCCATGACTCTGACCCACGCTATGCTGACCCTGAGGTGAAGGCCAGGGTCGCCATGCTTTACCTGCCCCTCATTGGCATCGTCATGGAAACGCTACCACAACTCTATGACTTTTCAG AGTCCCATAACCAGTGGGGGCGGCCAGGCTGTCCGCAGGGTGCAGCAGTGGGCTGCAGTGGTGAAGACGCTGAAGGTGAGGCTAACAGCCTAATCAGCcagactgttgccatggcaatagCGGGAACCGCCACCGCTTCCCCTATATCTCGACCGAGTAGCTTCTTGCTGAACTCGCAG GCGAGTCGTCAACACGGTAGCTTCACGGCCGAGTCAAGTCGCAGTCTTCTCATCTGTCTGCTGTGGGTACTGAAGAATGCTGATGAGATGGTGTTACAGAAATGGTTCACAGATTTGTCTGTGTCACAGTTGAACCGCCTGCTggatctcctcttcctctgtgtctcttGCTTTGAGTACAAG GGAAAGAAGGCGTTCGAAAGAATGAACAGCTTAACTTTTAAGAAGTCCAAAGACATGAAGGccaagctggaggaggccaTACTGGGCAGCATCGGGGCCAGACAGGAGATGGTGCGACGCAGCAGAGGGCAGCTAG AACGGAGTCCATCTGGCAGTGCCTTCGGCAGTCAGGAGAATCTACGCTGGAGAAAGGACATGACCCACTGGAggcaaaataatgaaaagatGGACAA gaccagagcagagctggaacatGAAGCCCTCATCGATGGAAATCTTGCAACTGAGGCCAACCTGATTATCCTGGACACCTTAGAGATTGTTGTGCAG ACGGTGTCTGTGACGGAGTCGAAGGAGAGCGTCCTCGGTGGCGTCCTGAAGGTGCTGCTCCACAGCATGGCCTGCAACCAGAGCGCCCTCTACCTCCAGCACTGCTTTGCCACCCAGAGGGCACTGGTATCGAAG TTTcctgagctgctgtttgaggaggAGACCGAGCAGTGTGCTGACCTGTGCCTGAGGCTgttgaggagctgcagcagcagcatcagcatcatcagagCCCACGCCAGCGCGTCGCTCTACCTGCTCATGAGGCAAAACTTTGAGATCGGCAAC AACTTTGCAAGAGTGAAGATGCAGGTGACCATGTCGCTTTCATCCCTGGTGGGGACGTCTCAAAATTTTAACGAGGAGTTCTTACGTCGCTCCCTGAAGACCATCCTCACCTACGCAGAAGAAGACTTGGAGCTGAGAGAGACCACATTCCCAGACCAG GTTCAGGACCTGGTCTTTAATCTACACATGATCCTGTCTGACACCGTCAAGATGAAGGAGCACCAGGAAGACCCCGAAATGCTAATAGATCTGATGTACAG GATTGCTAAGGGTTACCAGACGTCACCTGACCTGCGCCTGACGTGGCTCCAGAACATGGCTGGTAAACACTCGGAGAGGAACAACCACGCCGAGGCGGCTCAGTGTCTGGTTCACAGCGCCGCTCTGGTTGCAGAATACCTGAGCATGCTCGAGGACCGCAAGTATCTGCCCGTGGGCTGCGTCACCttccag catatTTCCTCCAACGTGCTGGAGGAATCCGCCGTCTCTGATGATGTGGTGTCACCAGACGAGGAGGGCATATGCTCAGGGAAATACTTCACGGAGATCGGCCTTGTGGGCCTCCTGGAGCAGGCGGCTGCTTCCTTCTCTATG GCGGGCATGTACGAGGCCGTAAATGAAGTGTACAAGGTCCTCATCCCTATCCACGAAGCCAACAGGGACGCCAAGAAGCTAGCCACCATTCATGGTAAACTACAGGAAGCATTCAGCAAAATCGTACATCAG AGTACTGGCTGGGAG AGGATGTTTGGTACGTACTTTAGAGTCGGCTTTTACGGCTCAAAATTTGGCGACCTGGACGAGCAGGAGTTTGTGTACAAGGAGCCGGCCATCACCAAGCTGGCAGAGATCTCtcacaggctggag GGTTTTTATGGGGAGCGCTTTGGAGAGGACCAGGTGGAGGTCATCAAGGACTCAAACCCAGTGGACAAGTGCAAGCTGGACCCAAACAAG GCCTTCGTCCAGATCACGTACGTGGAGCCGTACTTCGACACCTACGAAATGAAGGACCGCATCACTTACTTCGACAAGAACTACAACCTCCGGCGCTTCGTCTACTGCACCCCCTTCACGCTGGACGGGCGGGCGCACGGGGACCTGCACGAGCAGTACAAGCGCAAGACCATCCTCACCACGTCCCACGCCTTCCCGTACATCAAGACGCGCATCAACATCATCCACAAGGAGGAG attatCTCCACGCCCATCGAGGTGGCCATAGAGGACATGCAGAAGAAGACTCAGGAGCTGGCCTTCGCCACGCACCAGGACCCGGCCGACGccaagatgctgcagatggtccTGCAGGGATCGGTGGGAACCACCGTCAACCag GGTCCTTTGGAAGTGGCTCAGGTCTTCCTGTCGGAGATTCCCAGCGATCCGAAGCTGTACAGGCACCACAACAAGCTACGGCTCTGCTTCAAAGACTTCACCAAAAG GTGTGAGGACGCCCTGCGTAAGAACAAGAGCCTGATCGGGCCGGACCAGAAGGAGtaccagagggagctggagaggaacTACCACCGCCTGAAGGAGGCGCTGCAGCCCCTCATCAACAGGAAGATCCCTCAGCTTTATAAACCTGTGCTGCAGGTCAACTCGCACAG AGATTCCTTCAGCAGGTTGAGTCTCCGTAAGCTCGACATCTGA